The following coding sequences are from one Dermacentor andersoni chromosome 5, qqDerAnde1_hic_scaffold, whole genome shotgun sequence window:
- the LOC126529940 gene encoding uncharacterized protein, translating to MPYSVLHDGLLLQSLHWREIEDLYLLQMAGSSEPRRDLQRHGLLDLEHMDSAMFYRSFRFQKADLDDLTAALLIPEEVESAQRVRVAGREALCMTLRRLADPNRLCDLEVLFSRHSSVISSVVWKVLSHIEYHFGHLLADLTVHRWLNVQNLELFSRAVHKRRAALKNCWAFISATARRISRPLIGQQEQSSGHRLHRSQKYQAVICPNGMICQLDGPFRGQRRDAGILKETALYANLEKVTQGQEYVIYGGPTYPLLPLLFTPFDGTRLQPYEVHFNKRMGTVQQAIEVGLDKVAADFAFVDFQRNTKMTHQRVGRMYKVATLLSNCRTCLYGSQVSAHFDIAPPSLREYLVPFQALS from the exons ATGCCGTACAGCGTGCTTCATGACGGGCTGCTGCTGCAGTCGCTGCACTGGAGAGAAATAGAAGACCTGTACTTGCTCCAAATGGCGGGATCTTCGGAACCACGGCGGGATCTTCAGAGGCACGGCCTGCTTGATTTGGAGCACATGGACAGCGCCATGTTCTACCGGTCGTTCAGGTTCCAGAAAGCGGACCTGGACGATCTGACGGCAGCTCTACTGATTCCCGAAGAGGTGGAGAGCGCCCAGCGGGTTCGAGTTGCAGGCCGCGAAGCGCTGTGCATGACGCTGCGCCGTCTCGCCGACCCGAACCGCCTGTGCGACCTCGAAGTGCTCTTCAGCCGCCACAGTTCGGTGATATCAAGTGTAGTGTGGAAAGTTTTGTCTCACATCGAGTACCACTTTGGGCACCTCCTTGCAGACCTCACAGTACACAGGTGGCTCAACGTGCAAAACCTGGAACTGTTTTCCCGG GCTGTGCACAAAAGAAGAGCTGCATTGAAAAACTGCTGGGCTTTTATCAGTGCCACAGCACGACGAATTTCCCGGCCTTTGATTGGACAGCAGGAGCAGTCCTCTGGCCACAGACTCCATCGCAGTCAGAAGTACCAAGCTGTGATATGCCCCAACGGCATGATCTGCCAATTGGACGGACCATTTCGGGGTCAGCGTCGCGATGCTG GCATTCTGAAGGAGACAGCGCTCTACGCCAACTTGGAGAAGGTCACCCAAGGCCAAGAATATGTGATCTATGGTGGCCCCACCTACCCACTCTTGCCCCTGCTCTTTACGCCTTTTGATGGCACACGTTTGCAGCCTTATGAGGTGCATTTTAATAAGCGCATGGGCACTGTGCAGCAGGCCATAGAGGTGGGCTTAGACAAAGTCGCAGCAGATTTTGCATTTGTTGATTTTCAGAGGAATACAAAAATGACGCACCAGAGGGTGGGGCGAATGTACAAAGTTGCAACACTGTTGTCTAACTGCCGCACTTGCCTGTACGGCAGTCAAGTGTCGGCACACTTTGACATCGCACCACCCTCACTCAGAGAATATCTCGTGCCATTTCAAGCCCTCTCATAG